One window of the Leptospira koniambonensis genome contains the following:
- a CDS encoding LIC_13029 family protein — protein sequence MGEIQSKPAGSRENLEASDLKTLKDKKTSREISVLLYRVLFRSEEVRGGSVKVVKETFIRTHSNHPEQFPILDRAKFVRDMISVFKTSTVLNPEKLETFFASVHAAFQNEIRYFLGKSTQFTFDIMFQVIESILQEMSHPEDQRTVDVKDRELILKHFRAYNDLSKFFNKMGTSKAVIDKKDDIITEISINHREITIVSIENMFRNILAQILLSRKYNCGTLIDKWSTEYGFGPEQAQSMRNYIQETAPLTDFRTQYANALRAIGTENDMDLMFLRTLSNYYSSWVTQVSEQIPA from the coding sequence ATGGGAGAAATCCAGAGCAAGCCTGCAGGAAGTAGAGAAAATCTCGAAGCTTCTGACTTAAAAACTCTGAAAGATAAAAAAACTTCCCGAGAGATCTCAGTTCTTCTCTATCGAGTATTATTTCGAAGCGAAGAAGTTCGGGGAGGTTCGGTAAAAGTAGTCAAAGAGACTTTTATACGCACCCATTCTAATCATCCGGAACAATTTCCAATCCTAGACAGAGCCAAATTCGTTCGGGATATGATCTCAGTTTTCAAAACTTCTACCGTACTGAATCCTGAAAAGTTAGAAACTTTCTTCGCATCTGTTCATGCAGCATTCCAAAACGAAATCAGATATTTTTTGGGTAAATCCACTCAGTTCACATTCGATATCATGTTTCAGGTGATTGAGTCTATCCTTCAAGAGATGAGTCATCCTGAGGACCAAAGAACAGTGGATGTAAAAGATAGAGAACTTATCTTAAAACATTTTAGAGCTTATAATGATCTTTCCAAATTTTTTAATAAGATGGGAACTTCAAAAGCAGTAATCGATAAGAAGGACGATATCATCACTGAGATCTCGATCAATCATAGAGAAATTACAATCGTTTCTATCGAGAATATGTTCCGAAATATCCTAGCCCAGATCCTTCTTTCCAGAAAGTATAATTGTGGGACCCTGATCGATAAATGGTCTACTGAATACGGTTTTGGCCCGGAGCAAGCTCAGTCTATGCGAAATTATATCCAAGAAACCGCTCCTCTGACTGACTTTAGGACACAGTATGCAAACGCATTACGCGCTATTGGAACGGAGAATGATATGGATCTTATGTTCCTTAGAACTCTATCCAACTATTATTCGTCTTGGGTGACCCAGGTATCAGAACAGATCCCTGCGTAA
- a CDS encoding DUF2804 domain-containing protein — translation MQKIIGPENQVHYGVWDGPIEFNHHDFTLLDFFGKEIKGLKKKFAFHSFNYLGIMMEDCLVGIAAVSLGYAYNVFAYLYKFDQGKVYEFDVKGPDLGLALKFPANPDEYEISFKKGKSFLNIRKSHSEGKLLLDANFGNKLEISGEFPYSLLTHNPLRVLNPSEPSRWTFTEKCSPLIPDRISVKYEKKELVRDPSRTTMVYDWSGGYLRRETNWYWAAFSSVLPDRTKIGANFAALVNESFFPENAYWIDSERQRVSRCIFDFSHKDPYKPWRLWDEEGRIRLEFEPKGERREKVNLIWTKLYFRQFVGKFSGSFRPEKGREVQIKDVWGFTEFHRSLW, via the coding sequence ATGCAAAAAATTATCGGACCCGAAAATCAAGTACACTATGGAGTTTGGGATGGTCCGATCGAATTCAATCATCACGATTTTACTCTTCTGGATTTTTTTGGAAAGGAGATCAAAGGACTTAAAAAGAAGTTCGCGTTCCATTCTTTCAATTATCTAGGGATCATGATGGAAGACTGCTTGGTCGGGATTGCGGCCGTAAGTCTTGGATATGCGTATAACGTGTTTGCTTATCTGTATAAATTCGATCAGGGCAAGGTCTACGAATTCGATGTAAAGGGGCCCGACTTAGGTCTTGCTTTAAAATTCCCTGCGAACCCGGATGAATATGAGATCTCCTTTAAAAAGGGAAAGTCCTTCCTGAATATCCGCAAGTCTCACTCCGAAGGTAAACTTTTACTTGATGCAAACTTTGGAAATAAATTGGAGATCTCCGGAGAATTTCCATATTCTCTTCTCACTCATAACCCTCTTAGAGTCTTAAATCCTTCCGAGCCAAGTCGTTGGACATTCACTGAAAAATGTTCTCCTCTAATTCCTGATCGTATCAGTGTAAAATACGAGAAGAAGGAACTCGTCCGAGATCCTTCCAGAACCACTATGGTCTATGATTGGTCCGGTGGTTATTTAAGAAGGGAGACAAATTGGTACTGGGCAGCTTTCTCTTCTGTCCTTCCTGATAGAACAAAAATAGGGGCTAATTTTGCAGCTCTAGTAAACGAAAGTTTTTTTCCGGAGAATGCTTACTGGATCGATTCTGAAAGACAAAGGGTCAGTAGATGTATATTCGATTTTTCTCATAAAGATCCTTATAAACCTTGGAGACTTTGGGACGAAGAAGGACGTATTCGTTTAGAATTCGAACCAAAGGGAGAAAGAAGAGAAAAGGTAAATCTGATCTGGACCAAATTGTATTTTAGACAATTTGTAGGAAAATTTTCAGGAAGTTTTAGACCAGAAAAGGGAAGAGAAGTCCAGATCAAAGATGTCTGGGGTTTCACAGAATTCCACAGATCTCTTTGGTAG
- a CDS encoding sensor histidine kinase, whose translation MEKGKKSGPLDRIFKSIQGYLTPKAPISSGLSFWRELILTSILFTMTILGTIVYFPSVYLAWTEGKTEVLWIDSFSLGLVYLLLLVKKINFSIKATLILTMNYCLGLSLLVFVGPEGGGLLWLFPFPVLAGVLFGLTPSLFGLLANMIAVFIASKAQFYMSLPWAMAPERLYVVGLNFLIANTIVCVPLTILMRGLQESVQRRHEYLTNLRLRKAHIYRSKRTLEKEIAARIEIERTLEENLREKEVLLHEIHHRVKNNLQIVSGMLNLQNMYSSESTTSEILSKAQNRITAMAMIHDHLYKQDKFASVDMKTYLESLLRHLVTSYFPSGNRIGFEADMDPVKLSMEKAIPCGLIVTELISNSLKHAFPSEAKGNIFVQLKVKDTKVHLTVRDDGVGMPSIQEWFGQTSSKKQDQDSSLGLMIIRSLCSQLKAELDLKNVGGTSVCLIFKT comes from the coding sequence ATGGAAAAAGGAAAAAAATCCGGCCCACTTGATCGGATTTTCAAATCTATCCAAGGATATTTAACTCCAAAAGCTCCGATCTCTTCCGGGCTTTCCTTTTGGAGAGAACTCATTTTAACTTCTATCTTATTTACGATGACAATACTCGGAACCATAGTATACTTTCCGAGTGTTTACCTTGCATGGACAGAAGGCAAAACTGAAGTTTTATGGATAGATTCATTTTCATTAGGGCTTGTTTATCTACTTCTACTTGTTAAAAAAATAAATTTTTCAATCAAGGCCACATTGATCCTAACAATGAATTATTGTTTAGGGCTTTCGCTTTTGGTATTCGTGGGCCCAGAAGGAGGAGGATTACTCTGGTTATTTCCTTTTCCAGTTCTTGCGGGAGTATTATTCGGCCTCACCCCTTCTCTTTTTGGACTTTTGGCAAATATGATCGCAGTGTTCATAGCATCTAAGGCTCAATTTTATATGAGCCTTCCTTGGGCAATGGCTCCTGAAAGATTATATGTGGTAGGCCTGAACTTTCTGATCGCTAATACGATCGTATGTGTTCCACTTACTATCCTTATGAGAGGTTTGCAGGAAAGTGTGCAGAGAAGGCACGAATATCTTACCAATCTTAGATTAAGAAAAGCTCATATATATAGATCCAAACGTACTTTGGAAAAAGAGATCGCGGCGAGAATAGAGATCGAAAGGACCTTAGAAGAAAATTTAAGAGAGAAGGAAGTACTTCTGCACGAGATCCACCATAGGGTTAAAAATAATCTGCAGATCGTTTCCGGAATGTTGAACTTACAAAACATGTATTCAAGTGAGTCCACTACTTCTGAAATTTTATCTAAGGCTCAGAATAGGATCACCGCGATGGCTATGATCCACGATCATTTATACAAGCAGGATAAATTTGCGAGTGTGGATATGAAAACATATTTGGAGTCCCTTTTAAGGCATTTAGTCACTTCTTATTTCCCATCCGGAAATAGGATCGGTTTCGAAGCGGATATGGATCCTGTTAAACTTTCTATGGAGAAGGCGATCCCTTGCGGACTAATTGTAACAGAGCTGATCTCAAACTCTCTTAAACATGCATTCCCAAGCGAAGCAAAAGGAAATATTTTTGTTCAGTTAAAAGTAAAAGATACTAAGGTCCATCTTACAGTCAGAGACGACGGCGTAGGAATGCCTTCCATCCAAGAATGGTTTGGACAAACTTCTTCCAAAAAACAGGACCAAGACTCTTCTTTGGGCCTAATGATCATTCGTTCATTATGCAGTCAACTTAAGGCGGAGTTAGATCTGAAAAACGTAGGCGGAACTTCCGTTTGTTTGATTTTTAAAACTTAA
- the cheB gene encoding chemotaxis-specific protein-glutamate methyltransferase CheB, with amino-acid sequence MISVYIIDDNRIVREIIASQLQEDPRFTVVGSSTATEAMKEILKAKPDVITLDVEMPDISGIEFLQWLMPKFPIPVIMLSSFTEAGAKVTLDSLQAGALDYVQKADGSEEDFLRMMLELKNKIRACAKTNVSDVLNRNQKTSQTKTQSSSTVSKIKLIAIGASTGGTQAIEYLLRNLAGELPPILIVQHMPEYFTGMFAERLDSVSPLKIQEAQEGQSIAKGNVYVARGDHHMELGDPPYYNIRIHKKEKVTGHRPSVDVLFHSISKSPLASFCAAFLLTGMGKDGAKGLKALSEKGAMTFGQDESTSVVYGMPREAYEMGAVKEQISLDNIPEKISELCFGTANSYN; translated from the coding sequence ATGATAAGTGTGTACATCATAGACGATAACCGGATTGTCCGTGAAATAATTGCATCCCAATTGCAAGAGGACCCTAGATTCACAGTTGTTGGATCTTCTACTGCAACTGAAGCAATGAAAGAAATTCTAAAAGCAAAACCGGATGTGATCACCTTAGATGTAGAGATGCCAGATATCAGTGGGATTGAATTCCTACAATGGCTGATGCCTAAATTCCCGATCCCAGTTATCATGCTAAGCTCTTTTACAGAAGCAGGCGCGAAGGTAACATTAGACTCCTTGCAAGCGGGGGCTTTAGACTACGTTCAAAAAGCAGACGGAAGTGAAGAAGATTTCCTGAGAATGATGCTGGAACTTAAAAATAAGATCCGAGCATGCGCTAAAACAAATGTTTCCGATGTTCTAAATCGAAATCAAAAAACTTCTCAAACAAAAACTCAGAGCAGTTCTACAGTCTCTAAGATCAAATTGATCGCGATTGGAGCTTCTACAGGTGGCACACAAGCGATTGAATATTTACTCAGAAATCTTGCTGGCGAGCTTCCTCCTATTTTGATTGTGCAACATATGCCTGAATATTTCACAGGAATGTTTGCAGAAAGATTGGATTCCGTTTCTCCCCTAAAGATCCAAGAAGCACAAGAAGGCCAAAGTATTGCAAAAGGTAATGTGTATGTAGCAAGAGGAGATCATCATATGGAGCTTGGTGATCCTCCATATTATAATATTCGAATACATAAAAAGGAGAAGGTCACAGGGCATAGGCCTTCTGTAGATGTATTATTCCACTCAATCTCAAAATCTCCTTTGGCTTCTTTTTGCGCGGCCTTCCTTCTCACAGGAATGGGAAAAGACGGAGCAAAAGGACTAAAGGCACTTTCTGAAAAAGGTGCAATGACATTCGGTCAAGACGAATCTACATCGGTAGTATACGGAATGCCTAGAGAAGCATACGAGATGGGTGCGGTAAAGGAACAGATCTCTCTAGATAATATTCCAGAAAAAATTTCAGAACTATGTTTTGGAACAGCGAACAGTTATAATTAA
- a CDS encoding MarR family winged helix-turn-helix transcriptional regulator gives MATHYKGKSRDVKVLDAYIKLSRCADSIRTMEEKFLNQYNLTSGQFGCLETLYHLGPMCQKEIGQKIFSCEGNITQIVDNLEKRSLVLRVRSEEDRRYFIINLTDKGKELIGTSFPDYLEQLKGKMSCLSDEELKNLGQICKTVGLKSA, from the coding sequence ATGGCCACTCATTATAAAGGAAAGTCCAGAGATGTAAAGGTGCTTGATGCCTACATCAAATTAAGCCGCTGTGCAGATTCCATCCGCACAATGGAGGAGAAATTCCTGAACCAATATAATCTGACTAGTGGCCAATTCGGATGCCTAGAGACTCTCTACCATCTGGGCCCAATGTGCCAAAAAGAGATCGGTCAAAAAATATTTTCCTGCGAAGGTAATATCACACAGATCGTAGACAATTTAGAAAAAAGAAGTCTAGTACTCAGAGTCAGAAGTGAAGAAGACAGACGTTATTTTATCATTAATCTTACCGACAAAGGAAAGGAACTTATCGGAACTTCTTTCCCTGATTATTTGGAGCAGTTGAAGGGCAAGATGTCCTGCCTCAGCGACGAAGAACTCAAAAATTTAGGACAGATCTGTAAGACTGTCGGACTCAAATCCGCATAA
- a CDS encoding DUF6962 family protein, whose amino-acid sequence MQISTAISDLVLAIFAVWSSLSVQSSSKGNVSKKGGAYGLFLIGLGALLGVIFFLGGDWISPIYRPIVHVAGVVGVPWIGLAFFNAGFGKVDGKTWNLLSLILLVLAILSYLYPFGLYSTVIGAIALVAVLVVCIQKYKGSHKTAALYGIAGALLFILSGLVIGTVGTIAGLPRVDIFHYGLAAASYCLGYSLKRIG is encoded by the coding sequence ATGCAAATTAGTACTGCTATTTCTGATTTAGTATTGGCGATCTTCGCCGTATGGTCCAGTCTTTCCGTCCAGTCTTCCTCTAAAGGAAACGTTTCTAAAAAAGGAGGAGCCTACGGTCTTTTTTTGATCGGGCTCGGTGCTCTTCTTGGAGTGATTTTCTTTTTAGGTGGAGATTGGATCAGCCCAATTTATAGACCTATCGTGCATGTTGCAGGTGTGGTTGGAGTTCCTTGGATCGGGCTCGCATTTTTTAATGCAGGTTTCGGAAAGGTAGATGGAAAAACTTGGAATCTTCTTAGCTTAATCCTTCTGGTTTTAGCTATATTAAGTTATCTTTATCCTTTCGGTTTATACTCTACAGTGATCGGTGCGATTGCATTAGTTGCTGTTTTAGTAGTATGTATCCAAAAATACAAAGGCTCTCATAAGACTGCTGCTTTGTACGGGATTGCAGGAGCTTTACTTTTCATTCTATCTGGACTTGTAATCGGAACTGTAGGAACGATTGCGGGACTTCCTAGAGTGGATATATTCCATTATGGACTCGCCGCAGCATCTTACTGCTTAGGATATTCTTTAAAAAGGATTGGATAA
- a CDS encoding response regulator, which produces MTKILCVDDAPTVLKLLDFTLTEEGYSVCKAAGPDEALTKIESEGPFDIGIFDVNMPGRTGIELTKEVLRTEKGKSMKILILTTESSDAMKSQGKDAGAKGWMIKPFNDEDLLAAVKHLIGS; this is translated from the coding sequence ATGACAAAGATATTATGCGTAGACGACGCTCCCACGGTTTTAAAACTTTTAGATTTCACTCTTACGGAAGAAGGTTATTCCGTATGCAAGGCCGCCGGCCCTGACGAAGCACTTACTAAAATTGAATCGGAAGGTCCTTTTGATATCGGCATCTTCGACGTAAATATGCCAGGCAGGACAGGAATAGAACTCACTAAAGAAGTTTTAAGAACTGAAAAAGGAAAAAGTATGAAAATACTGATCCTAACTACTGAATCCAGCGACGCTATGAAATCACAAGGAAAGGATGCTGGAGCAAAAGGATGGATGATCAAACCTTTTAACGACGAGGACCTTCTCGCAGCTGTAAAACATCTGATCGGTTCTTAA
- a CDS encoding acyltransferase family protein gives MKSENPIRILSIDLLRGLTVAGMILVNNPGTWSNMYWPLKHAKWDGCTPTDLVFPFFLFVVGASIPYSISNGIQEFPKILKRAAILIFLGLFLNFFGEWSFSNLRFPGVLQRIGFVYFFGAILYKEKNLKFRILLFITLLISYWYLQEFVPPPGALEPSMKEGKDWGAWLDREVFGQAHLWRFGKVWDPEGLLTSFTSIGSVFCGIFAGEFIKDFLEKRESILSISGKIALGAFVVLFVGGVWGIYYPINKSLWTGTYSLWTAGWALLVISLFLILEKFDRFEFKALQSFLLPFGKNALLVFFGSGIFARSLNIIMVSSPEGKKIPLKNLIYLEYYKSWIDSPELSSFLYSITVLALWFLILFFLDKKRLYWKI, from the coding sequence TTGAAATCTGAAAATCCAATTCGTATCTTATCCATAGATCTTTTGAGAGGACTGACTGTTGCAGGTATGATCCTGGTAAATAATCCGGGTACCTGGTCCAATATGTACTGGCCTCTTAAACATGCAAAATGGGATGGATGTACTCCGACCGACTTGGTATTTCCTTTTTTTCTTTTTGTGGTAGGTGCCTCTATTCCTTATTCTATTTCCAATGGAATACAAGAATTTCCTAAAATACTAAAACGCGCTGCTATTCTGATCTTTTTAGGATTATTTTTGAATTTTTTCGGAGAGTGGAGTTTTTCCAATCTCAGATTTCCTGGAGTTCTGCAAAGAATAGGATTCGTTTACTTTTTCGGAGCAATTTTATACAAAGAGAAAAATCTAAAATTCAGGATCCTTCTATTTATAACCTTACTGATCTCTTATTGGTATTTGCAGGAATTTGTTCCTCCTCCCGGAGCTTTAGAACCAAGCATGAAAGAAGGAAAAGATTGGGGAGCCTGGTTAGACAGAGAAGTTTTCGGCCAAGCGCATTTATGGAGATTTGGTAAGGTCTGGGATCCAGAAGGACTTTTGACTTCTTTTACTTCTATAGGGTCTGTGTTTTGCGGGATTTTTGCGGGAGAATTTATAAAAGATTTTTTGGAGAAGAGGGAGTCTATTCTTTCCATTTCAGGTAAGATCGCGTTAGGCGCTTTTGTGGTGTTGTTTGTTGGCGGAGTTTGGGGAATTTATTATCCGATCAATAAAAGTTTATGGACCGGGACTTATTCTCTTTGGACTGCTGGCTGGGCCTTACTTGTTATTTCCTTGTTTTTAATTTTAGAAAAGTTTGATAGATTTGAGTTCAAAGCTTTACAAAGTTTTCTGCTTCCTTTTGGAAAGAATGCTTTGCTTGTATTTTTTGGCTCGGGGATTTTTGCCAGAAGTTTAAATATAATCATGGTCTCTTCTCCGGAAGGAAAAAAGATCCCTTTGAAAAATCTGATCTATCTAGAATATTATAAAAGCTGGATAGATTCTCCGGAGTTGAGTTCCTTTTTGTATTCTATAACTGTGTTGGCTCTATGGTTTTTGATCCTTTTCTTTTTAGATAAAAAAAGACTCTACTGGAAAATTTAA
- a CDS encoding aldo/keto reductase encodes MQNLVLNQSVQLNNGVEMPVFGLGVWKTRSGKECIDSVLNALEFGYRHIDTAKIYGNESDVGEAIKKSGIPRKELFITTKLWNSDQKNPRKYLDESLSALGLDTIDLYLIHFPVSGTRKNAWKELEKVYKEGLVRAIGVSNYTIPHLQELFGYAEIVPTVNQVEYHPFLNQNELLNTCKKNNIVLEAYSPLAHGQKISDPKLASLAAKYGKTPAQVLIRWAIDKGLVVIPKSVKKERILENSQVFDFKLSEPDLQEMETWNENFRTCWDPTGA; translated from the coding sequence ATGCAAAATTTAGTCTTAAACCAATCTGTACAACTTAATAACGGAGTAGAGATGCCAGTCTTCGGTCTGGGAGTTTGGAAAACAAGATCCGGAAAAGAATGTATAGATTCAGTTTTAAACGCATTAGAATTCGGATACAGACATATTGACACTGCTAAAATTTATGGTAATGAATCCGATGTGGGGGAAGCCATCAAAAAGAGTGGGATACCCAGAAAAGAATTATTCATCACTACTAAACTATGGAATAGCGATCAAAAAAATCCACGTAAGTATTTGGATGAATCACTATCTGCCTTAGGCTTAGATACAATTGATCTTTATCTCATTCATTTTCCTGTATCTGGAACCAGAAAGAATGCCTGGAAAGAATTAGAAAAAGTATATAAAGAAGGTTTGGTCCGTGCAATCGGAGTAAGCAATTATACAATCCCTCACTTGCAGGAATTATTCGGGTACGCAGAAATTGTTCCTACTGTGAACCAAGTGGAATACCATCCATTCTTAAACCAAAACGAACTTTTAAACACCTGCAAAAAGAATAATATAGTTCTGGAAGCTTATAGTCCCCTCGCCCATGGCCAAAAAATTTCAGATCCAAAACTCGCTTCTCTTGCGGCCAAATACGGAAAAACTCCAGCTCAAGTTTTGATCCGTTGGGCAATCGACAAAGGATTAGTGGTTATCCCTAAATCAGTTAAAAAAGAAAGGATCTTGGAGAATTCCCAAGTATTCGATTTCAAACTAAGCGAGCCAGATCTACAGGAAATGGAAACCTGGAACGAGAACTTCCGGACCTGCTGGGACCCAACTGGGGCATAA
- a CDS encoding chemotaxis protein CheA, with amino-acid sequence MDREHLLSEFVSEARDLIDSAETSLLALEEEIETLGQGNPETLNKAFRFFHTLKGSSGLLKLETVVKITHLGETLLDILRNQDKVTEFDFSDDLMETLDLLRRIFDRVEEERTDSGFEQETDIIRNKLKEQLDRISKGSEKEKKAPENKFGFFEEAAPAPSAPKGFGFFEEETKPATLEKILTPSSEANPVIQEAQVIEKKKDIRITTDKLDQLMDFMGELVIAESNVIHHPELEGLRLEGFRSAARHLHKIVRDLQEVTLSMRMVPLSSTFQKMNRLVRDLQKRSQKRLDFKIGGEDTEVDKSVVEIIQDPIIHLLRNSIDHGLETPEERAELGKKDKGVIRLQARQSANEVWILVADDGRGLDRDKIINKAREKGILKGNPDEMSDKEVFQLIFTPGFSTAEKLTDISGRGVGMDIVLQNIKKLNGKVEVRSKKGEGTTFILRIPLTLGIIEGTVFEVGGTYLTLPTIEISELVSLKDQKLIHPYKDQEVLDLRGIYIPVIRINDLLGLREKLEYKSKNPVLIILENEDRFLGILVDEVLGNQNIVIKPLSSSIQKAQGVNGFTILGNGRVSLILDTKFLFEKFHGTNAATSTGENSNLSLEKLA; translated from the coding sequence ATGGATCGAGAACATCTTCTTTCGGAATTCGTTTCGGAAGCCCGAGACCTGATCGATTCTGCAGAAACTTCTCTTTTAGCATTAGAAGAAGAGATTGAAACTTTAGGACAAGGGAATCCGGAAACTTTAAACAAAGCTTTCCGCTTTTTCCATACTCTCAAAGGTTCTTCTGGTCTATTGAAATTAGAAACAGTTGTGAAAATCACTCATCTGGGTGAAACACTTCTAGATATATTAAGAAATCAAGATAAAGTTACTGAGTTCGATTTCAGTGATGATTTGATGGAAACTCTGGATCTACTCCGAAGAATATTCGATCGGGTGGAAGAAGAAAGAACTGATTCAGGTTTCGAACAAGAAACCGATATCATTCGAAATAAACTGAAAGAACAATTGGATCGAATTTCCAAAGGTTCTGAAAAAGAAAAAAAAGCTCCAGAGAACAAATTTGGATTCTTTGAAGAAGCGGCTCCGGCACCTTCTGCCCCTAAAGGGTTTGGATTTTTCGAAGAAGAGACTAAACCTGCAACCCTAGAAAAAATTCTGACTCCTTCTTCAGAAGCTAACCCAGTTATACAAGAAGCCCAAGTTATAGAGAAGAAGAAAGATATCCGTATTACTACGGATAAACTGGATCAACTCATGGACTTTATGGGAGAATTAGTAATAGCAGAGTCTAACGTAATCCATCATCCTGAATTAGAAGGATTAAGATTAGAGGGTTTCCGGTCTGCAGCAAGACATCTTCATAAGATCGTAAGAGATCTACAAGAAGTTACATTATCCATGCGAATGGTGCCTCTATCTTCTACCTTCCAAAAAATGAATCGGTTGGTAAGAGACTTACAAAAACGTTCTCAGAAAAGATTAGATTTCAAAATTGGTGGAGAAGATACAGAAGTTGATAAATCTGTAGTTGAGATCATACAAGATCCGATTATCCATTTATTAAGAAATTCTATTGATCATGGTTTAGAAACTCCTGAAGAAAGAGCAGAACTCGGCAAAAAAGACAAAGGAGTTATCCGCTTACAAGCAAGACAATCAGCAAATGAAGTTTGGATCCTAGTAGCGGATGACGGAAGAGGACTCGACCGAGATAAGATCATCAATAAAGCCAGAGAAAAAGGAATCCTAAAAGGAAATCCGGATGAGATGAGTGATAAGGAAGTTTTCCAACTCATATTCACTCCTGGATTTTCCACTGCAGAAAAGCTGACTGATATTTCAGGTAGAGGTGTCGGCATGGATATCGTTCTGCAAAATATCAAAAAGTTGAACGGTAAAGTAGAGGTGCGTTCGAAAAAAGGAGAAGGTACCACTTTCATTTTAAGAATTCCACTTACTTTAGGGATTATTGAAGGAACCGTTTTTGAAGTTGGCGGAACTTATCTCACTCTTCCTACGATAGAAATCAGTGAATTGGTGAGTCTAAAAGACCAGAAATTGATCCATCCTTATAAGGACCAAGAGGTCTTGGACTTAAGAGGGATCTATATACCTGTGATACGGATCAATGATCTACTCGGTCTCAGGGAAAAGCTGGAATACAAAAGTAAAAATCCTGTTTTGATCATTCTGGAAAATGAGGACAGATTTTTGGGGATACTCGTGGACGAAGTATTAGGAAATCAAAATATTGTAATCAAACCACTCTCCTCTTCCATCCAGAAAGCACAAGGTGTGAATGGATTTACCATCTTAGGTAATGGAAGAGTCAGTTTGATCCTGGACACTAAATTCCTATTCGAAAAATTCCACGGGACTAATGCTGCTACATCCACCGGCGAAAACTCAAATCTAAGTTTGGAAAAATTGGCCTAA
- a CDS encoding DoxX family protein, whose protein sequence is MIQKILKTDSDITSLILRVTLAVVMFPHGAQKVLGWYGGYGFSGTYAFLTGAGFPGFLVILLFIAEFLGPIGLLSGLLTRVAAAGIAVAMTVAILPHAEHGFFMNWAGSQKGEGFEFHLLMVAISLALVIKGGGKFSADGAISKN, encoded by the coding sequence ATGATTCAAAAAATTTTAAAAACAGATTCGGATATAACATCCCTAATTCTAAGGGTAACACTCGCGGTTGTGATGTTCCCACATGGAGCACAAAAGGTACTAGGCTGGTACGGTGGATACGGATTCTCCGGAACTTATGCATTCCTAACCGGCGCAGGCTTTCCAGGTTTCTTAGTAATACTTTTATTCATCGCAGAATTTTTGGGACCGATCGGATTACTTTCAGGTCTTCTTACAAGAGTAGCTGCAGCAGGGATCGCAGTAGCAATGACAGTCGCTATACTTCCTCATGCAGAACATGGTTTCTTTATGAACTGGGCGGGAAGCCAAAAGGGAGAAGGATTCGAATTCCATCTATTGATGGTAGCAATCTCCTTAGCATTGGTGATCAAAGGCGGAGGAAAATTCTCTGCGGATGGAGCGATCTCCAAAAACTAA